The following are encoded in a window of Corythoichthys intestinalis isolate RoL2023-P3 chromosome 8, ASM3026506v1, whole genome shotgun sequence genomic DNA:
- the ltv1 gene encoding protein LTV1 homolog isoform X1 has protein sequence MPHRKKKSFIDKKKAVTFHLVHRSQKDPLAADEKAPQHVLLPTAKQADAEKRREEQRNFGVFFDDDYDYLQHLKEASGQTELLAARPSHTSNLRHDDDDDDDDDDIDEKDQVVPAAGIKLPSSVFASDFEEAVGLLNKAAPISGPRLDMDPDIVAALDEDFDYDDPDNALEDDFIAKANCASGAQPGDDDDSWEDTDDDEDGEFDSEGAFSDDEGNAMEFPFDEEETRTRFTEYSMTSSVMRRNEQLSLLDDRFEKFYEQFDDDEIGALDNAELEGYIAPDSARLEEVIKDYFAQKEKESLRPDDLGPKELPVLQEEEDEGEEEEMETLVIEATEEKWDCETIISTYSNIYNRPKVIEDPPKVKPIHVSSKTGFPLDVLTARGPTSKQAERMSRINDADLPRAATLPRDRDESKDQRKARKSAIKEERKERRMEKKANKMSFKEEKLRQEKQLINIRNNVQGLKLS, from the exons ATG CCTCACCGGAAAAAGAAGTCATTCATTGACAAGAAGAAGGCGGTGACCTTTCACTTGGTGCACAGGAGTCAGAAGGACCCCCTGGCAGCAGATGAGAAAGCACCTCAACACGTCCTGCTGCCCACCGCTAAG CAGGCGGATGCAGAGAAGCGGCGAGAAGAGCAGAGGAATTTTGGCGTCTTCTTTGACGACGACTACGATTACCTGCAGCACCTAAAGGAAGCTTCCGGGCAGACGGAGCTGCTGGCCGCCAGACCCTCGCACACCTCTAATCTCCgacatgatgatgatgatgatgatgatgacgatgacATTGATGAGAAAGATCAAGTTGTACCT GCGGCGGGCATTAAGCTTCCATCGTCGGTATTCGCCTCCGATTTCGAGGAAGCTGTGGGGCTCCTCAACAAAGCTGCTCCCATCTCAG GGCCACGTCTGGACATGGACCCTGACATTGTGGCCGCCCTGGACGAGGACTTTGACTATGACGACCCCGACAACGCGCTGGAAGACGACTTTATCGCCAAAGCCAATTGTGCCAGCGGTGCCCAACCCGG AGATGACGACGACTCGTGGGAGGATACGGACGATGACGAGGATGGCGAGTTTGATTCCGAGGGTGCCTTTTCCGACGATGAGGGTAACGCTATGGAGTTCCCGTTCGACGAGGAGGAGACGAGAACTCGTTTCACTGAGTACTCCATGACGTCGTCAGTGATGCGCCGTAACGAGCAACTCAGCCTGCTGGACGATCGCTTCGAGAAG TTTTACGAGCAATTTGACGACGACGAGATCGGTGCCCTGGATAACGCCGAGCTGGAAGGCTACATCGCGCCCGATAGCGCTCGTCTGGAAGAGGTCATCAAAGACTACttcgcacagaaagaaaaaga GTCCTTGAGGCCTGATGACTTGGGTCCAAAAGAACTTCCTGTCCTGCAAGAGGAAGAAGACGAGGGTGAGGAGGAAGAGATGGAAACGTTGGTCATCGAAGCCACAGAGGAGAAGTGGGACTGTGAGACCATCATCA GTACCTACTCCAACATCTACAACAGACCCAAAGTCATCGAAGATCCGCCAAAG GTGAAACCGATCCACGTCTCCAGTAAGACGGGGTTCCCCCTAGATGTCCTTACCGCCAGAGGTCCCACCAGCAAGCAGGCGGAGCGAATGAGCAGGATCAACGACGCAGACCTGCCTCGCGCCGCCACCCTGCCACGTGACCGAGATGAGAGCAAGGACCAGAGGAAAGCCCGCAAAAGTGCCATCAAGGAGGAGCGAAAG GAGAGGCGCATGGAGAAGAAGGCCAACAAGATGTCATTTAAGGAGGAGAAGTTGCGTCAGGAAAAGCAACTGATCAACATCAGGAACAATGTTCAGGGCCTCAAACTCTCGTAG
- the ltv1 gene encoding protein LTV1 homolog isoform X2 — protein MPHRKKKSFIDKKKAVTFHLVHRSQKDPLAADEKAPQHVLLPTAKADAEKRREEQRNFGVFFDDDYDYLQHLKEASGQTELLAARPSHTSNLRHDDDDDDDDDDIDEKDQVVPAAGIKLPSSVFASDFEEAVGLLNKAAPISGPRLDMDPDIVAALDEDFDYDDPDNALEDDFIAKANCASGAQPGDDDDSWEDTDDDEDGEFDSEGAFSDDEGNAMEFPFDEEETRTRFTEYSMTSSVMRRNEQLSLLDDRFEKFYEQFDDDEIGALDNAELEGYIAPDSARLEEVIKDYFAQKEKESLRPDDLGPKELPVLQEEEDEGEEEEMETLVIEATEEKWDCETIISTYSNIYNRPKVIEDPPKVKPIHVSSKTGFPLDVLTARGPTSKQAERMSRINDADLPRAATLPRDRDESKDQRKARKSAIKEERKERRMEKKANKMSFKEEKLRQEKQLINIRNNVQGLKLS, from the exons ATG CCTCACCGGAAAAAGAAGTCATTCATTGACAAGAAGAAGGCGGTGACCTTTCACTTGGTGCACAGGAGTCAGAAGGACCCCCTGGCAGCAGATGAGAAAGCACCTCAACACGTCCTGCTGCCCACCGCTAAG GCGGATGCAGAGAAGCGGCGAGAAGAGCAGAGGAATTTTGGCGTCTTCTTTGACGACGACTACGATTACCTGCAGCACCTAAAGGAAGCTTCCGGGCAGACGGAGCTGCTGGCCGCCAGACCCTCGCACACCTCTAATCTCCgacatgatgatgatgatgatgatgatgacgatgacATTGATGAGAAAGATCAAGTTGTACCT GCGGCGGGCATTAAGCTTCCATCGTCGGTATTCGCCTCCGATTTCGAGGAAGCTGTGGGGCTCCTCAACAAAGCTGCTCCCATCTCAG GGCCACGTCTGGACATGGACCCTGACATTGTGGCCGCCCTGGACGAGGACTTTGACTATGACGACCCCGACAACGCGCTGGAAGACGACTTTATCGCCAAAGCCAATTGTGCCAGCGGTGCCCAACCCGG AGATGACGACGACTCGTGGGAGGATACGGACGATGACGAGGATGGCGAGTTTGATTCCGAGGGTGCCTTTTCCGACGATGAGGGTAACGCTATGGAGTTCCCGTTCGACGAGGAGGAGACGAGAACTCGTTTCACTGAGTACTCCATGACGTCGTCAGTGATGCGCCGTAACGAGCAACTCAGCCTGCTGGACGATCGCTTCGAGAAG TTTTACGAGCAATTTGACGACGACGAGATCGGTGCCCTGGATAACGCCGAGCTGGAAGGCTACATCGCGCCCGATAGCGCTCGTCTGGAAGAGGTCATCAAAGACTACttcgcacagaaagaaaaaga GTCCTTGAGGCCTGATGACTTGGGTCCAAAAGAACTTCCTGTCCTGCAAGAGGAAGAAGACGAGGGTGAGGAGGAAGAGATGGAAACGTTGGTCATCGAAGCCACAGAGGAGAAGTGGGACTGTGAGACCATCATCA GTACCTACTCCAACATCTACAACAGACCCAAAGTCATCGAAGATCCGCCAAAG GTGAAACCGATCCACGTCTCCAGTAAGACGGGGTTCCCCCTAGATGTCCTTACCGCCAGAGGTCCCACCAGCAAGCAGGCGGAGCGAATGAGCAGGATCAACGACGCAGACCTGCCTCGCGCCGCCACCCTGCCACGTGACCGAGATGAGAGCAAGGACCAGAGGAAAGCCCGCAAAAGTGCCATCAAGGAGGAGCGAAAG GAGAGGCGCATGGAGAAGAAGGCCAACAAGATGTCATTTAAGGAGGAGAAGTTGCGTCAGGAAAAGCAACTGATCAACATCAGGAACAATGTTCAGGGCCTCAAACTCTCGTAG